The genomic interval GTGGGAGATGGCCAGATCCCGCACCTCCACCTGCCCGCCAAAGACCTGCGCCGCCAGGGTGCCATCGGTGCTCAGGCGGCCATCGGCATAGGCCAGTTGCGGAAGGCTCGCCGACAGTGTCCCGCTGAAGGGGGGCCAACCCAGATCGCGGGTCAGGGGCGCCAGCTGCAGATCGTGGAGGGCGCCATTCATGCGTAGGGAAAGACGGCCCGTTCGCCAACTGGCGCGCAGATTGCGCAGGCCAATGCTGCCGCCGAGCAGGGCAACCTGCATGGGGGAGCGCGACTCCAGCGTATGTGGACCCAGGGTGAAGTCGCCATCCAGGGCGCCAAAGGGCAGCGCGTACACCGCCCCTTCGCGCCAGTTCAGACCCGCCCGCCCGGGACCGGTGGCAGACCAGTGGCCGGAACTGGAGATGCCGTCGATGCGCAAGTACCCGCGCGGATCTGTCAGGGCCCCGTCGCGCCAGCGCCAGCGCGCAGAGCGCAGACCCGGCCCGAAGCGCAGGGCGATCTCGGCGACACCGGCGGCGTCCAGACGTGCCGGCACGCTGCCGGTGCTCAGGATCGGGCGGATCCACTGGGCGTAGAAGGGCCGCATCTGCACCTCCCGGGCATCCAGGGACCAAGCCAAAGGTTGCCTTCCCATACGCCCTGCACGAAAGCCCGCCTGCCCGAGGCCGGGCCAGCGCAGCTCGCCGTCGCGCAGCTCCCAGAAACCCTTTCCCACCAACCAGTTGCTGGACAGTTGGACGGGTCCTTCCTTGGGTGCCTCGGCAAACCAGGGAGTCCAGAGGAGCGCACCCTTCTGCCAGTGCAAGACGGCACTGCCGCGCCAGTCGGTAGCGTGCATGGCGACCACCCGCAGACTTGCCCTGCCATGCTCCGCCGCCTGCAGCCCATCCGGGCTCTGCCAGCCGAGATTGTGTGCCTCTACGTCCACGGCGGCAATACTGAGCTCATGCCAGGAGGCCCCCTGAGCCTGCCCCGTCACGACCAGAGTGCCGCTGCTGTGCCAGTGTGGTGGTAGCAACGAAGCGAGCCAAGTCTGGGCCGGGGCCTGCCCCTGCAGGTGACCATGCCATGTACCGCCCGCCGTACTCTGCCACTGCCCACGCCAGTCCCCCGCCCGTTTGCCTCGCAGCGTGAGCTGCATCCCGGCCGCGCCGTTCAGGGCGGCGATGGCACCGCTAAAATGCAGGGACAAGGGCCCGTAGGCCCGGGACAGGATCTGGCCCGTACCGGCGTCGCAGCGCCAAGGGCCACTGGTGTGCAGAGTGCAGGCGAAGGTCGCCTGCTGCCAACCACCGTGTCGTCCGAACTGCAGGGCGGCGCTGGAGAGGTCGATGCGCTCACCCCCGTGCCCGAGTGTATGCAGCCGAAGGCGCGGCTGCTGCAATGAAAAACCCGGTCCCGTGATGCTCTGGGCGCGGAGCTCCAAGATGGTGGCACGGGCCTGGGCGCAACCATGCGAGAGACCGAGGCCGAGGACGGCGAGAAGCGCTCCCCAGCGGCGCACGATGGGCTCAGGCAGGGAAAACGCCGGTGGAGAGATAGCGGTCACCGCGGTCGCAAACGATGCTGACGATGGTGCCGGCATCCAGCTCGGCGGCGACCCGCAAGGCCGCGACCATGGCGCCGCCCGAGGAAATGCCGGCGAGTATGCCCTCCTCCCGCGCCAGCCGCCGCGTCATCTCCTCCGCCTCATCCTGACCCACGTCGAGGATACGGTCGACGCGGGAGGCATCGTAGATGGCAGGCAGATAGGCCGCAGGCCAGCGCCGGATGCCCGGAATCTGCGATCCCTCCCGGGGTTGCACGCCGACGATGCAGATGTCCGGACGGACCTCCCGCAGATAGCGGGAGGTGCCCATGATGGTCCCGGTGGTACCCATGGCCGAGACGAAATGGGTGACGCTGCCGCGGGTGTCGCGCCAGATCTCCGGACCCGTGCTGAGGTAGTGGGCCTCGGGATTGTCGGGATTGGAAAACTGGTCGAGCATGACGCCTTCTCCGGCAGCGACCATGGCGCGGGCGCGCTCGATGGCGCCCTCCATTCCCTGTGTGGCGGGGGTGAGGAGAATGTCGGCGCCGAAGGCCCGCATGACCTGACGTCGTTCGATGCTCATGTTTTCCGGCATGATCAGGGTAATGGGGAGCCCGCGGATGCTGGCGGCCATGGCCAGGGCGATGCCCGTGTTACCACTGGTGGGCTCGATCAGGCGCGTTCCGGGAACGATGCGCCCACGATCCAGGGCGCGGCGGATCATGTGGGTAGCGGCGCGATCCTTGACGGAGCCCGCCGGATTGTTGCCTTCGAGCTTGGCGAAAACCCGCACCCGGCCAGGCCGATGCAGGCGCTGCAAGAGGCAGAGGGGGGTATTGCCGACCCAGTCTTCCAGTCCGGCCATGGTGATGGTCCTCGGAGCACAAAGCGATGGCGACAGCCTAGCACCGCAATGCGCTGGACCCAAGGTCCAGAGCCTCCTAAACTGGTAGGACAGACGCTCAGGGAGGGTTTCGTCATGACGTCCGAACCGCAAAGCGCCGCCCTCGATGCCCGCAGTGTGCGCCGGCAGGAAGCCATGCACCACGAGCACCACGAACATCACCACCACGAGCAGGTAGGCTGGCTGCGCGCCAGCGTCCTCGGTGCCAACGATGGCCTGCTCTCGACGGCGGCGCTCCTCACCGGTGTTGCGGCAAGTAGCATGGGCGCGCAACAACTGGTGCTTACCGGTGTCGCCGCCCTGGCTGCTGGCGCCTTTTCCATGGCGGCCGGGGAGTACGTTTCGGTCAGTTCCCAGGCCGATACCCAGGCTGCCGATCTGGCCATCGAGGCCCGGGAACTGCGCAAGAACCCCGAAATGGAACTGCTGGAACTCACCCACATCTACGTAAAGCGCGGCCTCGACGAAGATCTGGCGCGGCAGGTGGCCGCCCAGCTCATGGAGCACGACGCCCTGGGCAGCCACGCCCGCGATGAGCTGGGATTGACGGAAATGGCGCAGGCGCGCCCCATCCAGGCCGCCGGCGCCTCGGCCCTCTCCTTTGCCGCGGGGGCCATCTTCCCGGTGCTGGCAGCGGCCCTGGCGCCCCGGGCGATGGTCTTGCCCCTGCTCTTCGTGGTCACGCTCGTATTGCTGGCGATCCTTGGTGCCGTCGCTGCCCGCGCCGGTGGTGCACCCATGTGGCGCGGTGCCCTGCGGGTCCTCTTCTGGGGTACCTTGTCCCTGGCGGCTACCACGCTCATCGGCCACGTCCTGGGGGCGCAGGGTATCTGATGGCCCTCGCTACGCCCAACTGGCACATCCACCGCGATGCCGACCATTTGGCGCAGGCTCTGGCGGAGGCCATCGCCCGCATCGCGGCGGAGTCCATTGCCCAGCGCGGCGCCTTTCACCTCGTTCTGGCGGGGGGGCACACGCCAGCGTCGACCTACGCACGTCTGCCGCAGCTCGGTCGCCGCTGGCAGGACTGGCACCTGTACTATGGCGACGAGCGCTACCTACCACCAGGCCACCCCGAGCGCAACGACAGCATGGTAGAGGCGCAATGGACGGGAAAGGTGCCCATCCCCGCGCAGCAGCACCACCGCTTGGCGCTGGTCGACGATCCAGAAGCAGCTGCGGTCGCTTACGCCCGGATTCTACCGCCGCAGGACTTCGATCTGGTGTTGCTGGGTCTTGGCGAGGACGGCCACTGCGCCAGCCTTTTCCCCGGACACGCCTTAGGCTTGGATGCGGGTGCACCAGCCGTCCTGGCCGTGGACAATGCCGCCAAACCGCCGCCGCGACGTATCACCTTGAGCGGTTGGCGACTGCTCCGCAGCCGTAAACGCTTTTTTGTGGTCACGGGTGCCGCCAAAGCCGCGGCGATTTCCCGCTGGCGCGCTGGAGAGCCCCTCCCGGCGG from Acidithiobacillus caldus ATCC 51756 carries:
- the cysM gene encoding cysteine synthase CysM, producing the protein MAGLEDWVGNTPLCLLQRLHRPGRVRVFAKLEGNNPAGSVKDRAATHMIRRALDRGRIVPGTRLIEPTSGNTGIALAMAASIRGLPITLIMPENMSIERRQVMRAFGADILLTPATQGMEGAIERARAMVAAGEGVMLDQFSNPDNPEAHYLSTGPEIWRDTRGSVTHFVSAMGTTGTIMGTSRYLREVRPDICIVGVQPREGSQIPGIRRWPAAYLPAIYDASRVDRILDVGQDEAEEMTRRLAREEGILAGISSGGAMVAALRVAAELDAGTIVSIVCDRGDRYLSTGVFPA
- a CDS encoding VIT1/CCC1 transporter family protein codes for the protein MTSEPQSAALDARSVRRQEAMHHEHHEHHHHEQVGWLRASVLGANDGLLSTAALLTGVAASSMGAQQLVLTGVAALAAGAFSMAAGEYVSVSSQADTQAADLAIEARELRKNPEMELLELTHIYVKRGLDEDLARQVAAQLMEHDALGSHARDELGLTEMAQARPIQAAGASALSFAAGAIFPVLAAALAPRAMVLPLLFVVTLVLLAILGAVAARAGGAPMWRGALRVLFWGTLSLAATTLIGHVLGAQGI
- the pgl gene encoding 6-phosphogluconolactonase — translated: MALATPNWHIHRDADHLAQALAEAIARIAAESIAQRGAFHLVLAGGHTPASTYARLPQLGRRWQDWHLYYGDERYLPPGHPERNDSMVEAQWTGKVPIPAQQHHRLALVDDPEAAAVAYARILPPQDFDLVLLGLGEDGHCASLFPGHALGLDAGAPAVLAVDNAAKPPPRRITLSGWRLLRSRKRFFVVTGAAKAAAISRWRAGEPLPAAQLGAGAEVWMDPEAARWPTP